One stretch of Daphnia pulicaria isolate SC F1-1A chromosome 6, SC_F0-13Bv2, whole genome shotgun sequence DNA includes these proteins:
- the LOC124341981 gene encoding transmembrane protein 242-like isoform X1, translating into MSKDETNQDQMIYSDKASSAHKEKDEKAFKFKAAAFLAGVTGVSILFGFGTTLAAAKKKDPHFFDQGLTGRIEKPTTEPISSEAATAVRRRVPVSISSVEPGASLAIRALGWGTLYAVTGCSVLFYGIWKLMAVNDLKEFRLKVGTWLPAVPRNNPPQGRTEFSGLNDLLQYIIDVDKEKKEASNRNDTKSLYKYMGISERCDDVQKHCGPKTRVT; encoded by the exons ATGAGCAAAGATGAAACAAATCAGGATCAGATGATCTACAGTGACAAAGCCAGTTCAGCACACaaggaaaaagatgaaaaagctTTCAAATTTAAAG CCGCGGCTTTCCTTGCCGGCGTGACTGGTGTCTCGATCCTTTTTGGATTTGGCACTACTCTCGCCGCGGCCAAGAAGAAGGATCCCCATTTTTTCGATCAAGGCCTGACTGGACGCATCGAAAAACCAACGACGGAGCCAATTTCCAGTGAAGCGGCCACGGCAGTGAGAAGACGTGTCCCAGTATCGATTTCTTCTGTGGAGCCGGGTGCATCTTTAGCTATTCGAGCTCTTGGCTGGGGCACTCTTTATGCAGTGACCGGATGTTCTGTACTATTCTACGGCATCTGGAAACTTATGGCTGTTAATGAT ttgaaAGAGTTTCGACTGAAAGTTGGTACTTGGCTTCCGGCTGTCCCACGGAACAATCCTCCTCAGGGTCGTACAGAATTCTCTGGTCTCAACGATTTATTGCAGTACATTATCGACGTTgacaaggagaagaaagaggCGTCCAACAGAAATGATACCAA ATCTTTGTACAAGTATATGGGCATTTCGGAAAGGTGCGATGATGTACAAAAACATTGCGGTCCAAAGACCAGGGTAACGTGA
- the LOC124341978 gene encoding legumain-like, with amino-acid sequence MRSSAYVTLLAFVLVSCSVLSVAALSKSNHKFLGRIVSRAEETVQNIESLFHKEKPKNATAEPKQWAVLVAGSNGYYNYRHQADVCHAYQVLRRHGIPEENIITLMYDDIANSTENPTKGIIINAPNGEDVYQGVKKDYVGKDVTPETFLKVISGDIRGLKGVGTGRVLQSGPADNIFINFVDHGAPGLLAFPSSELHARTLQDTLLDMYQRKQFAKLVLYIEACESGSMFEDLLSDNLNIFVTTAANAHEHSFACYFDSDRDTYLGDVYSVMWMEDSEKEDLTKETLFRQFSIVRKETNTSHVQEYGDLTIGKMKVGEFQGKGKAPMASNGRKRVSPLLDAVPSGDVPLEILRHKLRKMNSSPGSAEIQRKIRGIEKKRQHLKDSLRKIVLKATEDEAKTEFIITGRLKLTNFSCYEELVNAFSQRCFHLSKNEYAYRHLFVLVNMCQSSIPKEVVIRAMDEVCVPHKFTGII; translated from the exons ATGCGCTCTAGTGCATATGTTACGCTTCTGGCCTTTGTTTTGGTGTCATGTTCTGTTCTGTCAGTGGCTGCACTGAGCAAAAGCAATCATAAATTTTTGGGACGAATTGTGTCTCGAGCTGAAGAAACAGTGCAAAATATCGAGTCGCTTTTCCAcaaggaaaaaccaaaaaatgctACAGCTGAACCAAAACAGTGGGCAGTACTTGTTGCTGGCTCAAATGGTTATTACAATTACAGGCACcag GCAGATGTCTGCCACGCTTATCAAGTATTGCGACGTCATGGAATTCCTGAAGAAAACATCATTACCCTCATGTATGATGATATTGCCAACAGCACAGA AAATCCTACTAAGGGCATTATTATAAATGCACCAAATGGGGAAGATGTGTACCAGGGAGTAAAAAAAGACTATGTTGGAAAA GATGTTACTCCAGAGACATTCCTCAAGGTCATCTCAGGGGATATCAGAGGTTTAAAGGGTGTAGGAACAGGAAGAGTACTTCAAAG TGGTCCAGCAGATAATATTTTCATAAACTTCGTGGATCATGGAGCACCAGGCTTACTGGCCTTCCCAAGCTCGGAGCTCCACGCTCGAACTCTGCAGGACACTTTGTTGGACATGTATCAAAGAAAACAGTTCGCCAAATTGGTTTTGTACATTGAAGCTTGTGAGTCAGGATCCATGTTCGAAGATTTACTTTCAGATAATCTAAACA tttttgTCACTACCGCCGCAAATGCGCATGAACATTCGTTCGCATGTTACTTTGATTCGGACCGGGACACCTACCTTGGCGATGTTTATAGCGTCATGTGGATGGAAGATTCCGAAAAGGAAGATTTAACAAAGGAGACACTATTCCGACAGTTTTCTATTGTTCGAAAAGAAACGAACACATCACATGTTCAG GAATACGGAGACTTAACTATAGGAAAAATGAAAGTGGGCGAattccaaggcaaaggcaaggCGCCTATGGCTTCGAATGGCCGAAAACGTGTTTCTCCATTGTTGGATGCCGTTCCTAGCGGCGACGTCCCATTAGAAATCTTGCGTCATAAATTGAGAAAGATGAACTCAAGCCCAGGATCTGCTGAAATCCAACGAAAAATTCGTGGCATTGAAAAG AAACGTCAACATTTAAAAGATAGTCTAAGGAAAATAGTGTTGAAGGCCACGGAAGATGAAGCCAAGACGGAGTTCATTATTACCGGTCGACTAAAGTTAACCAATTTTTCCTGCTACGAAGAACTAGTCAACGCGTTCTCTCAGCGTTGTTTCCATCTTTCTAAG AATGAATATGCATATCGCCATCTTTTTGTATTGGTGAATATGTGCCAGTCGTCCATTCCGAAAGAGGTTGTCATCCGCGCAATGGACGAAGTATGCGTGCCTCACAAATTCACAGGCATCATTTAA
- the LOC124341981 gene encoding transmembrane protein 242-like isoform X2, which translates to MSKDETNQDQMIYSDKASSAHKEKDEKAFKFKAAAFLAGVTGVSILFGFGTTLAAAKKKDPHFFDQGLTGRIEKPTTEPISSEAATAVRRRVPVSISSVEPGASLAIRALGWGTLYAVTGCSVLFYGIWKLMAVNDLKEFRLKVGTWLPAVPRNNPPQGRTEFSGLNDLLQYIIDVDKEKKEASNRNDTKLDTVDGYKHSD; encoded by the exons ATGAGCAAAGATGAAACAAATCAGGATCAGATGATCTACAGTGACAAAGCCAGTTCAGCACACaaggaaaaagatgaaaaagctTTCAAATTTAAAG CCGCGGCTTTCCTTGCCGGCGTGACTGGTGTCTCGATCCTTTTTGGATTTGGCACTACTCTCGCCGCGGCCAAGAAGAAGGATCCCCATTTTTTCGATCAAGGCCTGACTGGACGCATCGAAAAACCAACGACGGAGCCAATTTCCAGTGAAGCGGCCACGGCAGTGAGAAGACGTGTCCCAGTATCGATTTCTTCTGTGGAGCCGGGTGCATCTTTAGCTATTCGAGCTCTTGGCTGGGGCACTCTTTATGCAGTGACCGGATGTTCTGTACTATTCTACGGCATCTGGAAACTTATGGCTGTTAATGAT ttgaaAGAGTTTCGACTGAAAGTTGGTACTTGGCTTCCGGCTGTCCCACGGAACAATCCTCCTCAGGGTCGTACAGAATTCTCTGGTCTCAACGATTTATTGCAGTACATTATCGACGTTgacaaggagaagaaagaggCGTCCAACAGAAATGATACCAA GTTAGATACAGTAGACGGATATAAACACTCAGATTAA
- the LOC124341977 gene encoding CDK5RAP1-like protein → MQALLNNVTRSKFKCILNVTNLKELRRICSGSHCLEKHAASPRQYIKKGPGLEYFIYNSKQISRDKLDETVTLEKHPYLDKDSFDGYGLKVFIEVYGCQMNVNDTEIVYSVLEKHNYVKASCCDDADIIFLMTCAIREGAENKIWHRIGQLKIMKQERKSNKVDLTVGIIGCMAERLKDSLLETGKIVDIIAGPDSYRSLPYLLSHASSHQAAIDVILSVEETYADIVPVRLNPKSPSAYVSVMRGCDNMCSYCIVPFTRGRERSRAIDSILDEVRCLSDQGIKEITLLGQNVNSYRDTSESIHYNEPANSKVTVNADGFKTIYKAKVGGRRFADLLDKVSQIDPEIRLRFTSPHPKDFPDEVLHLIKERKNICKSLHLPAQSGNNRILDLMRRNYTREAYLSLVEKVQSICGKNIALSSDFICGFCGETEEEFEETLDLVRRVPYSTAYMFPYSTREKTSAHRRHQDDVPLETKNERVTRLNQVFRQGAERINKSLIGSTQLVLVEGDSRRSNQFLAGRCDGNVKVIFPKKPLMGDIDVEEVKPGDYVAVKIHDATSQVLKGSELYKTTLSQFVHDAFVPDINPFAVSTQY, encoded by the exons ATGCAAGCACTTTTAAATAATGTTACTCGGagtaaatttaaatgtattttGAATGTCACTAATCTGAAAgagttgagaagaatttgCAGTGGATCTCATTGTCTTGAGAAGCATGCTGCATCACCACGTCAATATATTAAGAAAGGACCTGGACTTGAATATTTTATATACAATagtaaacaaatttcaagggataAACTGGATGAAACAGTTACTTTAGAGAAACACCCATACCTTGATAAAGATTCATTTGATGGTTATGGCCTCAAAG TTTTTATTGAGGTATATGGCTGTCAGATGAATGTGAATGACACTGAAATAGTTTATTCTGTGCTTGAAAAACACAATTATGTTAAAGCATCTTGTTGTGATGATGCTGACATTATTTTCTTGATGACCTGTGCAATTCGGGAAGgtgctgaaaataaaatttggcaTCGCATTGGACAATTAAAAATCatgaaacaagaaagaaagagcaaTAAAGTAGATTTAACTGTTGGAATTATTG GTTGCATGGCTGAGCGTTTAAAAGATAGTTTATTGGAAACAGGAAAAATTGTTGATATAATTGCAGGACCAGACAGCTACAGATCACTTCCATATCTATTAAGCCATGCTTCTTCCCATCAA GCTGCCATTGATGTAATTCTCTCTGTAGAAGAGACCTATGCAGACATTGTTCCAGTTAGATTAAACCCCAAATCACCATCTGCATATGT GTCCGTCATGAGAGGTTGCGATAACATGTGTTCATACTGCATTGTCCCGTTCAC ACGAGGCCGAGAGCGGTCGAGGGCTATTGATTCTATCCTAGATGAAGTCCGATGTTTATCCGATCAAGGAATCAAAGAAATTACTTTACTAG GTCAGAATGTCAACAGTTATAGAGATACTTCAGAATCGATTCATTATAATGAGCCTGCCAACTCCAAAGTCACAGTAAATGCGGATGGTTTCAAAACAATCTATAAAGCAAAGGTTGGTGGTCGTCGATTCGCTGATCTTCTGGACAAAGTCAGCCAAATTGATCCTGAAATTCGTCTGCGATTTACGTCACCTCATCCAAAA GATTTCCCTGACGAAGTTCTTCATCTCATCAAAGagcgaaaaaatatttgcaaatCCTTGCATCTTCCAGCTCAGTCGGGAAATAATCGAATTCTTGATTTGATGCGACGCAATTACACTCGAGAAGCGTATTTATCTCTAGTGGAAAAGGTTCAATCTATCTGTGGAAAAAACATAGCGCTAAGTTCGGATTTTATATGCGGATTTTGCGGGGAAACTGAGGAAGAATTTGAAGAGACACTAGACCTCGTCCGGCGTGTTCCATACAGCACCGCGTACATGTTCCCATACAGTACTCGTGAG AAAACCTCTGCTCACCGTCGACATCAAGACGATGTACCTCTCGAAACGAAAAATGAAAGGGTCACACGGTTAAACCAAGTTTTCCGCCAAGGCGCTGAAAGGATAAATAAAAGTTTAATTGGGTCCACTCAACTTGTTCTAGTCGAAGGG GACAGCAGACGATCTAATCAATTTCTTGCCGGCCGTTGCGATGGAAATGTTAAA GTCATTTTTCCGAAGAAGCCATTGATGGGAGATATTGACGTCGAAGAAGTCAAACCTGGAGACTACGTGGCGGTGAAG ATTCATGATGCAACATCTCAAGTTCTTAAAGGAAGCGAGCTGTATAAAACTACTCTATCTCAATTCGTCCACGATGCCTTCGTTCCAGATATAAATCCTTTCGCAGTTTCGACTCAATATTAA
- the LOC124341975 gene encoding aminopeptidase N-like, translated as MLLRLVLLTFAITVIQVTAIKQPRSVPKYTEWRLPRWVLPRHYKLRLLPFIEEGNFTTAGQVDILLECMEPTQMIVLHIADIRIVQDEGLQVHDLIESRRVPIQSYIEDKTRQLLVIGTKNETLQVGKYYKLSIRFIGQLNDKLNGFYRASYTENGIKKYLATTQFSPTDARRAFPCFDEPGLKAVFQITLGRLKSRKAHSNMPIKRTYPNEDLPDYVWDEFDKTLPMSTYILAFIVSEFEGLDSPELELQDHTQFRTWTRPSAGKQTEYARILGPRVLRFFENYFNISFPLPKLDMFAIPDFVVSGMENWGLITYRETALLYDPVRSSGAEKQRIAHVIGHELAHQWFGNLVTMDFWDDLWLKEGFASYLMYVGLDVVEPSLQIGQQFTISETQKVFEVDSLMSSHAMSFPVKKRNEINELFDSIPYSKGPAVIRMFAGFIGQSKFQHGLTFYLDSKKYQSAVNDDLWKAMSNQSIEALELPSDITTIMNSWSLQTGYPIVTVRRNYDFQSAIVTQERFYLLGDRNSSDFPLWWIPLTYTTNFNTTFQAWMMGTEDGIELELPSTSTEWVLFNVDQIGYYRVNYDETNWKLIIQQLLQDHRAVSTLSRSQLIDDSLNIARMGSLPYSVALQLSSYLRAERDFAPWFSALTAFNYLDSMLYHTASKDKLREYIKWLILPTYEQIGFEERKGDSQLVILNRNQIISWACRLGVSECVNNATSLYKLWMAQPDNSNWVNSNYKKEVACAAIANSGDEEWDFALERYLSTDLSSEKEMLLNALSCSNSPEALNTLLEWALDANSGIRRQDSSTVFRSVSTNPLGSSMVFDFALLHWDEMVKAFPSLNILGRLVEAISKTLDNETHLKNLVTLSEGGRGDLGTATRSVQQALERTRINLEWKKRRLPTVTKLLDTWFRNQTFS; from the exons ATGTTGCTCCGTTTAGTGTTACTGACGTTTGCCATCACAGTGATTCAAGTGACAGCAATTAAACAGCCACGATCCGTACCCAAATACACCGAATGGCGACTACCCCGATGGGTCTTACCTCGACACTACAAACTGCGTCTTTTGCCATTTATCGAAGAAGGTAATTTCACTACCGCAGGCCAAGTGGACATTCTTTTGGAATGCATGGAACCGACGCAGATGATTGTTCTTCACATTGCCGACATCAGGATCGTCCAGGATGAAGGTCTCCAG GTTCACGATTTGATTGAATCCAGACGAGTGCCAATCCAGTCCTACATCGAAGATAAGACTCGACAACTGTTGGTTATTGGGACCAAAAACGAGACGCTACAAGTGGGTAAATATTACAAGCTTTCAATCCGGTTCATCGGTCAACTCAACGACAAACTCAACGGCTTCTACCGGGCATCGTACACGGAGAACGGAATCAAAAA GTATTTGGCAACCACTCAATTCTCTCCAACGGACGCTAGAAGAGCGTTCCCGTGTTTCGACGAACCGGGACTGAAGGCCGTCTTCCAAATCACGCTGGGCCGACTTAAATCTCGCAAAGCTCACTCTAACATGCCAATAAAGCGAACTTATCCAAA TGAGGATTTACCGGATTACGTATGGGATGAGTTCGACAAAACTTTACCCATGTCTACTTACATTTTGGCATTTATCGTCTCGGAATTCGAAGGTTTGGATTCGCCGGAATTGGAATTGCAGGATCACACACAATTCCGCACTTGGACAAGGCCGTCAGCTGGCAAACAAACAga GTACGCTCGAATCTTGGGCCCGAGGGTGttgagattttttgaaaattatttcaacatCAGTTTTCCGCTGCCCAAGTTGGATATGTTCGCCATTCCGGATTTCGTCGTTAGTGGCATGGAGAACTGGGGGCTAATCACCTACAG GGAAACCGCATTGCTGTATGATCCAGTACGGTCGTCCGGTGCCGAAAAGCAAAGAATAGCCCATGTCATCGGCCACGAATTGGCACATCAATGGTTTGGAAATCTAGTAACAATGGATTTTTG GGATGATCTCTGGCTCAAAGAAG gtTTCGCTTCCTATTTGATGTACGTTGGATTGGACGTG GTGGAGCCTAGTTTGCAAATAGGTCAGCAGTTCACCATTAGCGAAACCCAAAAAGTTTTCGAAGTCGATTCCCTCATGTCGTCGCACGCCATGTCGTTCCCtgtcaagaaaagaaacgagattAACGAGCTGTTTGACTCGATTCCATATTCAAAAG GTCCTGCTGTCATTCGAATGTTTGCCGGCTTCATTGGACAGAGCAAATTCCAGCATGGCCTCACTTTCTACCTGGATAGCAA GAAATATCAGAGCGCTGTAAACGACGACCTTTGGAAGGCCATGAGTAATCAGTCCATCGaggctctagaattaccatcAGATATCACTACGATTATGAACAGTTGGTCCCTTCAAACTGGTTATCCGATTGTAACCGTTAGAAGAAACTACGATTTCCAATCGGCAATTGTGACCCAG GAGCGATTTTATTTACTCGGGGATCGAAATTCATCCGATTTCCCGCTGTGGTGGATTCCGCTCACTTACACCACCAATTTCAACACAACTTTCCAGGCGTGGATGATGGGCACTGAAGACGGCATCGAGCTCGAATTGCCTTCAACCTCAACTGAATGGGTCCTTTTCAATGTCGATCAAATCG GTTACTATCGCGTCAACTACGACGAAACCAACTGGAAACTGATTATCCAGCAGTTGCTTCAAGATCACCGTGCCGTATCGACTCTGAGTCGATCTCAGTTGATAGACGACAGTTTGAACATCGCGCGCATGGGTTCGCTTCCGTATTCCGTCGCTCTCCAATTGAGCAGTTACCTCCGGGCCGAAAGAGATTTCGCTCCGTGGTTTTCCGCTTTGACGGCCTTCAACTATTTGGATAGCATGCTTTACCACACGGCCAGCAAAGACAAATTGCGG GAATACATCAAATGGCTAATTCTACCTACCTACGAGCAAATCGGttttgaagagagaaaaggcgattCCCAGTTGGTTATTCTGAATCGCAATCAAATCATCTCTTGGGCGTGTCGTCTCGGAGTGTCGGAATGCGTCAACAACGCCACGTCGCTCTACAAGTTGTGGATGGCTCAGCCTGACAACAGCAA TTGGGTCAACTCCAACTACAAAAAAGAAGTCGCCTGCGCTGCCATTGCCAACAGTGGCGACGAGGAATGGGACTTTGCCTTGGAGCGTTATCTATCCACCGACTTGTCcagcgaaaaagaaatgctcCTCAACGCTCTCAGCTGTTCAAACAGTCCCGAAGCTCTCAACAC GTTACTCGAGTGGGCCTTGGATGCCAATTCCGGTATCCGTCGCCAAGATTCGTCCACCGTTTTCCGTTCCGTCTCGACAAATCCACTAGGATCTTCAATGGTTTTCGACTTTGCCCTATTGCATTGGGACGAAATGGTTAAAGC ATTCCCAAGTCTCAACATTCTGGGGCGTTTAGTAGAGGCGATATCCAAGACGCTGGACAATGAAACACATCTAAAGAAT TTGGTAACGTTAAGCGAAGGAGGCAGAGGTGATTTAGGTACTGCAACTCGGTCCGTCCAACAAGCGCTGGAGCGAACTCGGATCAATTTGGAATGGAAAAAGCGACGTCTTCCTACTGTCACTAAACTGCTGGACACTTGGTTTCGAAATCAAACCTTTAGCTGA